One genomic region from Roseofilum casamattae BLCC-M143 encodes:
- a CDS encoding rhomboid family intramembrane serine protease, translating into MIPLRDTQSLSRTPIICYGLIGAMLLIFIGEIRLEIVGELQDWVAYWSLVPAEIIGLFQEAIATQNPAIWTFLFWRIFAIVPALFIHSSYAQILGNLIFLFAFGRSLEDRIGRGYFLLFFVASGLITSGFRVALDPDMALPIIGANSAIAALLGAYIILIPQAKIDSILPLLIVFIPVKISANFYLLWWFIQQSSYGIGMLNINVNAWSVAGIFQQGLAIILGMAIAYFWLKPIAQLNQEEET; encoded by the coding sequence ATGATTCCCCTGCGCGATACCCAATCTCTCTCTCGCACTCCAATCATTTGCTACGGTTTAATCGGTGCAATGCTACTCATTTTTATCGGTGAAATTCGGCTAGAGATAGTAGGAGAGTTGCAAGATTGGGTTGCTTATTGGAGTTTAGTTCCTGCGGAAATTATCGGACTGTTTCAGGAGGCGATCGCAACTCAAAATCCAGCAATCTGGACGTTCTTGTTCTGGCGCATTTTCGCGATTGTTCCCGCATTATTTATCCATAGTAGCTACGCGCAAATTCTCGGAAATCTGATTTTTCTCTTTGCCTTCGGTCGCTCCCTAGAAGATCGCATCGGACGCGGTTATTTTCTGCTCTTCTTTGTCGCTAGCGGTTTGATAACCAGCGGATTTCGAGTTGCTCTCGATCCCGATATGGCCTTACCTATTATCGGAGCAAATAGCGCGATCGCAGCCCTTCTTGGCGCCTATATTATTCTCATCCCACAAGCCAAAATCGACAGTATCTTGCCACTGCTAATTGTCTTTATTCCAGTGAAAATATCGGCTAACTTCTATTTACTCTGGTGGTTTATCCAGCAATCATCTTATGGCATTGGAATGTTGAATATTAATGTCAATGCATGGAGTGTAGCTGGTATATTCCAACAAGGATTAGCCATAATTTTGGGAATGGCGATCGCCTATTTCTGGCTCAAACCCATCGCTCAATTAAACCAGGAAGAAGAAACATAA